Genomic segment of Nocardiopsis mwathae:
CGCCAACACCGCCTCCCGCCGCGTGGCGGAGAAGTCGGGATTCGCCTTCGAGGGCATCGAACGCAACGCGATGCTCCTCCACGAGGGCCGTGCCGACCTGGCCCTCTACAGCCTGATCCCGTCCGACCTGGGGAAGCCCCCGGAGGACGGAACCCGCTGACGCCGCTTGCCTGCCGAGGTCCGGACAGGGTCAGGGTGGTCGGGGTCCACCGGGGCCTTGTCAGCGTTCCCCTGCACGGTGTCCCGTGGAGACGAGCGGCAGCGACGAGGACGGCAGGAGCCTGGGGCAGGCGGTCGCCGTGCGGGTGAGCGGACGGCCGGGCCAGCGGCGGGGGCCGACCCCTGCGGCCGGTCCCGGTTCCGTACCAAGGGGCGGCCACGGAGAGGGTGGGAGGAGCGCCCCGATCGGCCCCCGCACCGGACAGCTCTCCCCCTTCGTTGATCTCGGGGATATCGGGGTGTCGGGGGCGATTTTTACCCCGACATCTCCGAGATCAACGGAATCGGGGGCCGATCGCAGGCATCACCACTCGATGCCGCGCTGCCCCTTCTGGCCCGCGTCCATCGGGTGTTTGACCTTGGTCATCTCGGTGACGAGGTCGGCGGCGTCCAGGATGCGCCGGTCGGCGTCGCGGCCGGTGATGATGACGTGCTGGTCGCCCGGTCGGTCCCGCAGGGTCGCGACGACGTCGTCCACGTCCACCCACCCCCATTTCATCGGGTAGGTGAACTCGTCGAGCACGTAGAGCCGGTAGGTCTCGGCGGCCAGATCGCGCTTGATCTGGCTCCAGCCCTCGGCGGCGTCGGCGGCGTGGTCCTCCTCGGTCCCGGGGCGCTGGATCCAGGACCAGCCCTCGCCCATCTTGTTCCAGGTGACGGTGCCGCCCTCGGAGGTCTCCCCCAGGACGCGCAGCGCCTTCTCCTCGCCGATCCGCCACTTCGCGGACTTCACGAACTGGAAGACGCCGATGTCCCACCCCTGCGCCCAGCCGCGGGTGGCCAGGCCGAAGGCGGCGGTGGACTTGCCCTTGCCGGGGCCGGTGTGCACGATCAGCAGCGGCCGGTTGCGCCGCTGGCGGGTGGTCAGCCCGTCGTCGGGGACGTAGGCGGGTTTGCCCTGGGGCATCTGCGGAGTCCTTGTCTGTCGCTGTCGGTCGATCGCTGTCACTGGATGTCGGTCGATGTGGCCGTCTCGTTCGCCCACCGCCGGCCTCCGGCTCAGGCCGCGCTGTTCCGGGTATGCCGGGTGTGCCGGACCAGTCCGCTCAGGGCATCGGCGCCCAGTTCCTCCAGCCGGACCGCGGTCCCGCCCATGGCGGCGGCCAGACGGCCGGCCAGCCCCAGCCGGACCGCGCCCGACTCGCAGTCGACGACGACGGTCTCCACCCCTTGGGCGCCGATCCATGCCCCGGCGCGCAGGGCGTCGTCGAGTGCGCCGTGTGTGGCCCGGCCGTCGGTGACGACGACCAGCAGCGGGCGGCGCCGCGGGTCGCGCAGGCGCTCGATGCGCAGGACGTCGGCCGCGCGCAGCAGCCCCGCGGCCAGCGGGGTGCGCCCTCCCGTCCGGAGTTCGCGCAGGCGGCGCGCGCCCGCCTCGACCGAGGAGGTGGGCGGCAGGTCGAGTTCGGCGCCGCGGCCGCGGAACGTCACCAGCCCGACCTTGTCGCGCCGCTGGTAGGCGTCGAGCAGCAGGCTGAGCACCGCGCCCTTCACTGCGCGCATGCGCTGCCGCGCCGCCATGGAGCCGCTGGCGTCCACGCAGAACAGGACGAGGTTGCCTTCGCGCCCCTCGCGCACGGCCTCTCGCAGGTCGGACCCGTCGAGGAGCAGCCCGGGGCCGGTGCGGCCGCGCGCCCGCTGGTGCGGGGCGGCCGCCCGCAGTGTCCCGGTCAGGTGCAGCGCGCCGACGCGCTCGCGGGGCGGGCGGGCGCCCGATGTCCTGCCGTAGGGGGTTTCGGCGCGGGAGCGGCGGCCGGGGGTGCCGTGGCCGATCCCGGCGACGCTGAACAGCCGCGGCCGGTAGGTGTCCCCCGCCTCGGCGGTGCTGTCGCCGGTGGGGTGTTCCGTTCCCGCAGGGGGATCCGGGGGAGACGAAGGCGGGGCTTCCTCCTGCGGTTCCTGGCGCGGGGCGTCGTCGGGCGCGGGGGCCTCGGCGCCGTTCCGCTGCCCCCGGTCCACCTCGGCGTCCCCCGGACCGGGGTCGGCGCCGCCGTCGTCGGGACGCCCCGGGTCCTCGTCCGGGGCGTCCTCACCGGCTTTTGGGTCCGCATCACCCGCCTGGTCGAGCGCATCCTGCAGGCGGTCCTCGTCGAGGTCCGGGGCGTCGAAGGGGTCGCGGCGGCGCCGGTGCGGCAGGGCCAGGCGGGCGGCGTCGCGGACGTCGTCGGAGGTGACCTCGATGTGGTCGCGCCAGGCGGCCAGGGCCATGGCCGCGCGGGCGGTGACGATGTCCGCCCGCAGCCCGTCGACCTCGAACGCCGCGCACACGGCGGTGACCTGGCGCAGCGCGGCGTCGGAGAGGACGACCCCGGGCAGCCGCTTGCGTGCGGCGCGGATGTGCGCGGCGAGTTCGGCGTCCTCGCCGGAGTATCCGGCGGCGAAGGCTCCGGGGTCGGTCTCGAAGGCGAGGCGGCGGCGCACCACCTCGGCCCGCTCGGCCGGGTCGCGGGTGGCGGCGACCTCGACCGTGAGGCCGAAGCGGTCCAGCAGCTGCGGGCGCAGCTCGCCCTCCTCCGGGTTCATGGTGCCGACCAGAAGGAACCGTGCGGCGTGCGCGACCGACACGCCCTCGCGCTCGACGTGCGAGGTACCCATCGCCGCCGCGTCCAGGAGGAGGTCGACGAGGTGGTCGTGGAGCAGATTGACCTCGTCGACATAGAGGACGCCGCGGTGTGCGGCGGCGAGCAGGCCGGGTTCGAAGGCTTTGACACCCTCGGTGAGCGCGCGCTCGATGTCCAAGGAGCCCACCAGGCGGTCCTCACTCGCGCCGACCGGCAGCTCCACGAGGCGTGCGGCGCGCTCGGCGGGGACGGCGCCGTGGGGGTGGGGCCCGTCGGGGCACCGGGGGTCCGCGGCGGCGGGGTCGCAGGAGAACCGGCAGCCGTCGACGATGTCGAGGTCGGGCAGGAGCGCGGCGAGGGCGCGCACGACGGTGGATTTCGCGGTGCCCTTCTCACCTCGGACCAGCACACCGCCGACCGCCGGGGAGACGGCGTTGATCAGCAGCGCCAGTTTCAGGTCGTCCATGCCGACGACCGCGCTGAAGGGGTAGCGAGCCGGAGCGCTCACGCGGGTCAGTCCTTCCTCGGGAGTCCACGCCCATAGGGGTCGGTCGCGGCGCCGTGCAGTCTCCTGGCTCCCAGATCGCCGCGTCCCCGCCGCCTTCCCACCGGTGTCGTCCGGCAGTGGCTACGGTCGCGGGTCCGCTCCCTGGTCACAGTGGCGGGACCGCCCCGGATTCGCACCGGGTTCCTGCGTGCGGCGGCGGACCCCGGTAGGGCCGCACCGCCGACGTCGGCACCGCCCACCAGAATGGCACACGCCCGCCGGAGGACACTCCCGCGTCGGCTTTTCGGGCCGACCGGCCTATCCGGATGCTGAAACCGGTTCTAGCATGCGGTCCAGGCACCCGCTTCCCGCCGAGCGACCGATGGAGCGCACATGGCCACGGACCTGAAGCTGGGACTCGCGGTGGGGTACTGGGGTGCCCGCCCCGACGACGCCACCGCGACCGTACGGGCCGCCGAGGCCCTCGGGTACGACTCGGTGTGGACCGCCGAAGCCTACGGATCCGACGCCTTCACCCCGCTGGCCTGGTACGGAGCCCGGACCGAACGGATCGGCCTGGGCACCGGGATCGTGCAGCTCTCGGCGCGCACCCCGGTCGCCACCGCCATGCACGCGCTCACCCTCGACCACCTGTCCGGTGGGCGCCTGCGGCTCGGCATCGGGGTGTCCGGCCCGCAGGTGGTGGAGGGCTGGTACGGGCAGCCGTTCCCCCGCCCGCTGCAGCGGACCCGCGAGTACCTGGACATCATGCGCCGGGTCTGGCGCCGCGAGGCACCGGTCACCGCGCCGGGACCGCACTACCCGCTCCCCTATCCGGGCGGGACCGGGCTGGGCAAGCCGCTGAAGCCGATCACCCACCCGCTGCGCCCGCACATCCCCGTCTACCTGGGTGCCGAGGGACCGAAGAACGTCGCGCTGGCCGCCGAGATCGCCGACGGCTGGACCCCCCTCTTCTACCACCCGCGGATCAGCCCCGACGTGTACGCCGACGCGCTCGCCGGCGCCCCCGACGGCTTCGACATCGCCTGCACGGTCGCGGTGATCCCGCACGAGGACACCGCCGCGGCGCTGCGCGCGGCCAAGGCGCCGATCGCCTTCTACATCGGCGGCATGGGCGCCCGGGATGAGAACTTCCACCTCAACGTGTTCGTGCGCATGGGCTTCGCCGAGGCAGCCCACCGGGTGCAGGAGCTCTTCCTGGCCGGGCGCCGTGAGGAGGCGGTCGATGCCGTCCCCGACGACCTGGCCGACGGCCTCTCCCTGGTCGGCCCGCTTCCGCGCATCGCCGAACGCCTCGGGGCCTGGCGCGACAGCCCCGTCACCACCCTCCTCGCCGCCGGCGTCCGCGACGAACCCACTCTCCGCGCCTTCCGCGACCTGGTCCTGGGGTGACCGAGCCGGGATCGGCCCTCGACGACCTCAGTCCCACACGCGGGCCAGTAGCCATTCGCCGGTGGTGGAGTCGTGGCGGAGTTCGTAGACGCCCGGGGCGCGGTCCGCGCCGGCTTCGACGCGCCAGAACGTGCGCTGGGGCAGGCGGTCGTGGGCGGCGGGGGTCCAGTCGGTACGCAGGGTGACCCAGTGGTCGATGATCCGTCGGACCGTGTAGATCCGCCCGTCCCAGGTGAAGCGCTGCGGGCGGCCCTCCCGATCGACCACCGAGATCCGAACACCGTAGACACGTGCCACCGGGCCACTCCCCTCATCGCGTGCGCGCCCGCGTCCGCGGCGCGCGAAGGCCGTCGACCCGCGGGGAAGAGCAGGTTCACGTTCGAACAGGTGTTCTAATCATAGCCGGATGGGCCGCCGCCCGGAAGCGCAAAGTGTGTTCGCGTGTCCGCAACGTGTTCGGGAATCATGGCGAGACGTACGTGTCCGCACGTGCCTGGCACGTGCGGCATCCCCTGCACCCGGTACGAGGTCACCCGGCGACCGCACCCGCGCGGTGTCCGGCCGTCGTCGGTACGCTGTGAGGCGCGAACCCCCGTGAGCCACAAAGGAAAACCACAACTGTGACGTCGAACGAGCACGAGCGCGCCAAACCCCTCCGAACCGGCGACCCCCACGAGCTCGGGGACTACCGCATCGTGGGACGACTCGGCCGCGGCGGCATGGGCACCGTCTACCTCGCCAAGGACGCCTCCGACCGCTTCGTCGCGGTCAAGCTCATCCACCCCGACCTCACCGACGACGAGGACTTCCGCCGCCGCTTCGCCCGCGAGGTCCGGTCCGCACGGCGGGTCGCGCGCTTCTCCACCGCCGGGGTCATCGACGCGGAACTGGACAGCGACCCGCTCTACATCGTCTCCGAGTACGTCCCGGGCCCCAACCTGTCCGAGGCGATCAACGCCGAGGGGCCGATGCAGGGCGGAACCCTGGAGAGCCTGGCCATGGGGGTGGCGGCCGCGCTCACCGCGATCCACGGCGCAGGGGTGATCCACCGCGACCTCAAGCCCGCCAACGTCCTGCTGTCGAGCGTGGGGCCGAAGGTGATCGACTTCGGCATCGCTCGCGCCATGGACGACGACGGCTCGGTCACCCGTTCCAGCCAGCTCATGGGCACCCCCGCCTACCTCGCGCCCGAGCTCGTCATGGGCGGGGAGATCACCCCGGCCTCCGACATCTTCTCCTGGGGCTGTCTGATCGCCTTCGCCGGAACCGGCACGACCCCCTTCGACGCCCAGAGCGTCCCGGCCGTGCTGCATCTCATCAGCTCGGCGCCGCCGAACCTGGACGGCCTCGATCCGAGCCTGGACGAGCTGGTGCGCCGGGCGCTCGACAAGGACCCGAAGAACCGGCCCACCGCCCAGCAGCTGCTCAACCGCCTGGTCGGGCAGGAGAACCCCACCGAGTCCGTCGTGGACCGGACCGTGGAGCGCTCGTGGACTCCGCCGTCCACACCGCGGTCGGACGCCGCAGCGGCGGCGGGCTTGGCGGGGGCCGCCGCCGGTGCGGCCGCGGGCACGGCGGCGGAATCCGCCCCGACCGCGGCGATGCGCGAGGCCGGTGCGGCCACTCCCACGGACGCGGTGAACCCGGCCGACCAGACCACCCACGCCATGCCGCCCGAGGCCGACCGGCAGCCCTCCGCCTATCCGTCGGCGCCGCACCCCTCCGCCCAGGACCGGGTCCCCTCCGGCCCGCAGCAGCCCTCCTACGGCCCGCCGCCGTCCGGAGCACCGGTCACGGGCCCGCCGCCCGGCCCGGCGTTCGGAGCGCCCCCGCCCTACGGCCCGCCCTCGGGGCCGCAGCAGTCCCCCTACGGCGGCCCGCCGCAGCCGGGCGGGCAGCCGCCGATGGGCGCCGCCCCGCAGCCGGGGGCCTTTCCGTACCCCGGCGCTCCGTCTCCGCCCTACGGCCAGCCGTCCCACACCCCGATGGCGCCCGGCGGACCCGGTGCGCACGGCGGCCCGGGCCGACCGCCGTCGGGGCCCGACCCGGCGGCCGCCCCCGCGCCCGGGGGCGGGCGGAAGAAGCTGATGATGATCGGCGGGGGCGTCGGCGCGGTGGTCCTGCTGCTGGCCTCCGGCATCGTCGGGTCCTACCTGTTGAGCGGCCCGGAGTTCCCGTCGGGGACCAACATCTACACCGACGAGTTCGCCGATCCGAACTCCGGCTGGTCGGCCGATGACTCCGACGACCCCTTCGACGCACGCGAACACAACCGCGGTTACACCGACGACGGCCGCTACGCGCTGCGCGCCACCCGCGACGACACGGTCACCCGGGCCGGATCCGCCTTCGAGGGCGACTACCCCGAGCAGCTCGCCGTCAGCGTCGACACCACGGTGCAGAGCGGTCCCGACTACGGGGAGATGGAGGTGTACTGCTTCTTCAACAAGGACGACGAGACCCGCTATTCGGTGACCGTTCGCTTCGACGGCAGCGAGGCCCGGATCCGCCGGGTCGGCGGCGAGTCGGGCATCTCCACACTCGAACAGGTCACCGACGGCGTCCCCGGGTATCAGGCCCCTGAGGCCGACCGGGAGGACGAGGACAAGCCGGTCAACACCCTGCAGGTGACCTGCGAGCGCCAGGAGGAGGAGAGCGGGGGCTCGACCGAGCGGAGCATCGCGGTCGGCCTGTGGGTCAACGGCTCGCACGTGATGAACGCCGTGGACGACAACCCGGTGCAGAACGGCGTCGCCGGCCTCGGCGTCACCCGCGAGGGCGGGGGCAGCGGCGGGGATGCCATCGTGTACTTCGACGACTTCAGGATGAGCAAGCTGGACCCCGAAGGGGACAACGGGGGCTGAGGGGGCCGGGGCGGGTCCGTGCGCGGTCGAGCGCGGGACACCCACCGCCCCGCCCGCACACCCGAGGGACCGACACCGCGGAGGAGCCGTGAGCATGCGCGCCATCGTCATCGAGGAGCCCGGCGGGCCGGAGGTCCTGCGACCGTGCGAGGTGGACGACCCGCGGCCCGGGCCCGGGCAGGTGGTGGTCGACGTCGAGGCCGCCGGCGTCAACTTCATCGACATCTACCAGCGCACCGGTGTCTACCCCGTCCCCCTGCCCTACACCCCGGGCCTGGAGGGTGCGGGCACGGTCACCGCCGTCGGCGCGGGCGTGGCCGACCTGGCGGAGGGGCAGCGCGTCGCCTGGGTGTCGGCGCCCGGGGGCTACGCGCGGCGCGCGGCCGTCCCCGCCGAGCGGGTCGTCCCGGTCCCCGACGGTGTGTCCACCGAGCGGGCCGCCGCGGTGATGCTGCAGGGACTGACCGCGCACTACCTCACGCACGCGACCTACCCGGTCCGCCCGGGCGACGACGTGCTGGTGCACGCCGCTGCCGGAGGCACCGGCCTGCTGCTGGTGCAGCTGGCCAAGGCACGCGGCGCCCGCGTCATCGGCACGGTGTCCACCGCGGCCAAGGAGAAGCAGGCGCGTGCGGCCGGGGCCGACGACATCATCCGCTACACCGAGGTGGGCGACGTGGCGGCCGCCGTGCGCGGGCTGACCGGCGGCGCGGGCGTGGCCGCGGTGTTCGACGGCGTGGGGGCCGACACCTTCGACGCCAGCCTGGCCTCGCTGCGGCGGCGCGGCGTGCTGGCGCTGTTCGGCCAGTCCAGCGGGGTGGTGCCGCCGGTGGACCCGCAGCGCCTGAACAGCGCCGGGTCGGTCTTCCTGACCCGGCCGAACCTCGCCGACCACATCGCCGACCGCGCCGAGCTGCTGCAGCGCACCACCGACGTCCTGGGGCTCGTGGACGCCGGAGAGCTGCGCGTGGAGATCGGCGGCCGCTATCCGCTCGCGGACGCCGCCCGGGCCCATGAGGACCTGGCCGCCCGCCGCACCACCGGCAAGCTGCTGCTGGTCTGAGCGGCGCCTACTCGTTGTCGTCGCGCTGGGACGGCAGCGGCCCGGGGCCGGCCGCGGCGGCCGCCTCCTTGCGCGCGTTGGCGACCGCCGCCGCGGCGCTCTCCGCCGCCTCGACCGCGGCCTGGGCGGCCGCGGGCCGGGGGCGCTGCTCGCCCTCGGTGATCCGGCGCGGTTCTCCCTCGCCTTCCTCCACCTCGTCGGTCGCGGTGCTCGGGGCCGCGGCGGGGCGTACGCCCTCCCCGGCCTCGCCGGCGAAGGCCTTGGTGACGTTCTGCACCGCCTGGGTCAGCTCGCCGGGGATCACCCAGAACGTGTTCCCCTCTCCGCTGGCCAGGTGCGGCAGGGTCTCCAGGTACTTGTAGGCCAGCAGCTTGGAGTCGGCGTCGTTGGCGTGCACGGCCTGGAAGACGCGCTCGACCGCCTGGGCCTCACCGTCGGCGCGCAGGATCCGGGCCTGCTGGTCTCCCTGGGCCTCCAGGATGGCCTGCTGCCGGGCGCCCTCGGCGGTCAGGATGCGGGACTGCCGCTCACCTTCGGCGTGCAGGATCACCGCGCGCTTGTCGCGCTCGGCCCGCATCTGCTTCTCCATCGCCTCCTTGATCGTCGGCGGCGGGTCGATGGCCTTGATCTCGACGCGGTTGGCGCGGATGCCCCACTTGCCGGTGGCGTCGTCGAGGACGCCGCGCAGCCGCGAGTTGATGGTCTCGCGCGAGGTCAGGGTCTGCTCAAGGTCCATGCCGCCGATGACGTTGCGCAGCGTGGTGATGGTCAGCTGGTCGATGGCCTGCAGGTAGTTGGCGACCTCGTAGGCGGCGGCGCGGGGATCGGTGATCTGGTAGTAGAGGACCGTGTCGATGTTGACCACGAGGTTGTCCTCGGTGATCACCGGCTGCGGCCGCGAGGAGAACACCTGTTCGCGCAGGTCGTACTTGGTGTTGACGCGGTCGACGCCCGGGATGATGAAGTTCAGGCCGGGCTGGAGTGTGCGCAGGAAGCGCCCGAACCGCTCGATGTTGTAGGCGCGCGCCTGCGGCACGATGCGCACCGTGGACACGACCAAGAGGACGGCGATGGCCGCGAGGACGATGAACAGGATGTCGAGCCCCATTGTGATCTCCTGCCTGCCGAAGGATCCGGGTGTGGGAGGACGATGCGGTGGCGGTGCCCGTGCGAGCGGGCGTCAGGGCAGTGCTTCGCGCGGATAGACGATGGCCGTCGCTCCTTCGATCTCCATGACGTCGACGTGGATACCCGGCGGAATGGAGTGGTCCTCGTCCAGCGACCGGGCCGACCACTCCTCACCGACGAGCTTGATGCGGCCCTTCTCTCCGGTGACCTCTTCGACGACCACGGCGGACCGGCCGACCAGGGCGTCGGCCCCGGAGCGGAGCAGGGGTGGCTGTTGCAGGTGGCGCTTGGCGATCGGGCGGACGATGAGCAGGCCGGCGGCGGACGTGACCACGAAGGCCACGACCTGCACCACGACGCCGAACCCCAGTGCGCCGGCGATCCCGGCGACGAGGGCCGCGATGGCGAGCAGCCCCAGGGACAGGGTCAGCGTGAAGATCTCCGCGATCCCCAGTGCGACCGCGGCGACCAACCACAGGATCCACAGCGACATACGTGACTGCCTCCCGTCCGAAAGTGGCGGGTATCACTACGAAAATACCCCTCCTGCCACGATCAAGCACTACATCGGCGGAGAGGTTCGCCATAGGTCCGTAATTCCCCGGTCCAAGGTCGCGGGGGCCGGTCCGCTGCGGACCGGCCCCCGCGCCCGCGGAGCGGTGCGGATCAGGGCCTGCGCTCGGTGAACTGCAGGGCCAACTGGTAGGTCGGGCGGTTCTGCCAGGCGATCGGCCACATGCCGATGCCGCCCAGCTGCGAGTGGATGACGGCGTCGGCGCAGACCTGGTCTCCGGCCGAGCAGTGGGCGTCGCCGGGGTAGACGTCGGAGGCGGGCGCCGCGGCCGCCTGGGCGAGGGAGTCCAGCAGGGCGGTGCGGCAGGCGCCGACGTCGCCGCCGCCGCAGTAGGCCTGGCCGAGCGGTGCCCGGACGTCGTCGCCGAGCACGTTGCGCAGGTCCTTGTCGACATAGGACCACCAGCCGTACTGGAAGCTGGAGCCCTTGTGGGTCTGGCCCTGCTTCACGTCGCCGGGCTCGCCGCCGAGGCTGCCCGAGGGCGATTCGTCGACCTGCACGATCCCGGTGAGGCCCGTGTAGAGGTCACTGCCCAGTTCCGGTTGGAACTGCGCCCGGACGAGCAGCGGCCACCAGGCGTCGAGCACCCGGATGGCGTCGGCGTGCGCGTAGTGTCCGGCGTCCCGCCGGGGTTCCCGGCGCAGGGCGCCGTCCTCCAGCCAGTCGCGCAGGCCCGCGACGGTCGCGGCGAGCTCGGGGTCCTCGACGGGGGCGGTGTCGATGACGCGCAGCAGCTGCGGCAGCACGCGCTCGGCGCGCAGGTCGGCGACGCCGGCCTCGGTCATGACCCGGGTGAGCGAGGCGACGGTGAACTTGTGGCCGTCGTCGATCAGTCCGGCGACGCGGGCGTCGAGCAGGTCGCCGCGGTGGACCGACCCGGTCCCGTAGCCGGAGGTGTAGCCGCGGGCGATCTTGTTGTTCCAGTTGACGAGGTAGTCCGGGTTCAGGGCGTTGGGGTGGCGGTCCGGTGGGAGGTAGTCGGCGCTGTTGTCGGCCGGGTCCCAGCCCGACCATCCGGCTTCGGAGTCGGCCCGGATGGGCAGGTTGGGGTCGGTGCCCGGGGTGCGCACGGGGTTGGCGCCGGAGTTGACGAAGGCGATGTCATCGGCGTCGGCGTAGTGCCAGTTGAAGGCGTAGCCGATGTCGGCGGCGGCTTGCCGGAAGTCGGTCGCCGAGGTGATGGTGCCGGGTTCGTTGAATTTCTGGAAGCCGATGAGGGAGTCGACCTCCCGCATGTAGGTGGAGCGGCGGGTGGCGAAAGCCACGGGGGTGTCGTCGACGGTGCCGAAACCGTCGACCAGCCCGTGGGAGGAGCGCAGGGCGGTGAGCGTGTAGGAGCCGGCGGGCGTCCGGTCGGCCACGCTGGGCGACCACGCGTTGTCCACGCTCAGCTCCTCGAACTCCACGCACCGGCCGTCGTCGACGTAGGCGCGGGAGTCCAGGCTCGGGGTGGAGCCGTCGGGTTCGCACAGTTCGAGGGCGAAGGTGTCGGTGATGTCCTGTCCGGCGGAGGTGGCGCTCCAGGCGTAGTCGGTGCCGCGCCCCATCTGCACGTAGAAGCTCACACCGGGGAAGGAGGCGCCGCGGGCGCTGATGCCGGGCCCCTGCAGCTCCTGGACCATGAGCAGCTGGGGGGAGAAGTAGCCGGTCTGCGGGCCCATGACGGCGACGGGGTTGCCGCTTTCGGTGTGCCGGCCGGCGACGAGCAGGGCGTTGGACATGCCGCGCTCTCCGTCCAGGAAGTCCTCGGGCAGGACGCCTGCGTCGAAGACGCCCTCGGCCGCGCTGAGATCGCCCTGCTCGATGAGGGCCTCGATGCGCTGCCGGTCGGACTCCGGGAGGTCATCGACGGTGGCGGCGTCGGTGGCGGTCGGCGCTTCGGCCACGGCGGGCGGCGGCGGGGGCGCCGGGGCCCGCGCTGCGGGGATGTCGGCGTCGTGCACGATGTCGTAGGGGACGACCGAGCCGGGGTCGGGCATGGCGACGCCGACGGGGGCCTCGGGGGTGGCGCTGTAGGGGAAGTCCCCGTCGACCGTGGTGACGGCCTCGGGGTCGTTCTCCATGCGCCAGGAGCGCCACAGCTCCTCGCCCCTCTCCGCGCCGTACTCGTTCTCGAAGGCCGCCTTGAGCAGGGCCGATCGTACCTCGCCGCCGCCTCCGCCGCCGAAGAGCAGGCCGACCATGGCGGCGATGCCGACGACGTCGGTGGTGGTGAAGTGCTCGATCTCGCCCCTCTGGGTGATGGCGTTCTTGTGCCCGGTGAGCACGTACTCGCCGGGGTAGTCGAGCCTGCGCTGGGAGCGGTCGATGTAGGCGTTGATGCCCTCGATGTAAGCCTCGACGTCGGCCAGGCCCTGGCGCCCGCGCTCACCGCCGGCGGCCACGCGGTCGATCTGGGCCTGCTTGTCGGCCTCGGTGTAGGGGGCGCCGCGCCACAGGGTCTGCTCCAGCGCCCGGTTGCTCGGCGCGCCCCCGGCGAAGGGGGTGAGCTGGCCGCGCCCGAGGTTGCGCAGCACGTCCATCAGGAAGAGCCGGTCCTCGGCGGCGGCGTACCC
This window contains:
- the cobO gene encoding cob(I)yrinic acid a,c-diamide adenosyltransferase, translating into MPQGKPAYVPDDGLTTRQRRNRPLLIVHTGPGKGKSTAAFGLATRGWAQGWDIGVFQFVKSAKWRIGEEKALRVLGETSEGGTVTWNKMGEGWSWIQRPGTEEDHAADAAEGWSQIKRDLAAETYRLYVLDEFTYPMKWGWVDVDDVVATLRDRPGDQHVIITGRDADRRILDAADLVTEMTKVKHPMDAGQKGQRGIEW
- a CDS encoding putative cobaltochelatase, which gives rise to MSAPARYPFSAVVGMDDLKLALLINAVSPAVGGVLVRGEKGTAKSTVVRALAALLPDLDIVDGCRFSCDPAAADPRCPDGPHPHGAVPAERAARLVELPVGASEDRLVGSLDIERALTEGVKAFEPGLLAAAHRGVLYVDEVNLLHDHLVDLLLDAAAMGTSHVEREGVSVAHAARFLLVGTMNPEEGELRPQLLDRFGLTVEVAATRDPAERAEVVRRRLAFETDPGAFAAGYSGEDAELAAHIRAARKRLPGVVLSDAALRQVTAVCAAFEVDGLRADIVTARAAMALAAWRDHIEVTSDDVRDAARLALPHRRRRDPFDAPDLDEDRLQDALDQAGDADPKAGEDAPDEDPGRPDDGGADPGPGDAEVDRGQRNGAEAPAPDDAPRQEPQEEAPPSSPPDPPAGTEHPTGDSTAEAGDTYRPRLFSVAGIGHGTPGRRSRAETPYGRTSGARPPRERVGALHLTGTLRAAAPHQRARGRTGPGLLLDGSDLREAVREGREGNLVLFCVDASGSMAARQRMRAVKGAVLSLLLDAYQRRDKVGLVTFRGRGAELDLPPTSSVEAGARRLRELRTGGRTPLAAGLLRAADVLRIERLRDPRRRPLLVVVTDGRATHGALDDALRAGAWIGAQGVETVVVDCESGAVRLGLAGRLAAAMGGTAVRLEELGADALSGLVRHTRHTRNSAA
- a CDS encoding LLM class F420-dependent oxidoreductase — protein: MATDLKLGLAVGYWGARPDDATATVRAAEALGYDSVWTAEAYGSDAFTPLAWYGARTERIGLGTGIVQLSARTPVATAMHALTLDHLSGGRLRLGIGVSGPQVVEGWYGQPFPRPLQRTREYLDIMRRVWRREAPVTAPGPHYPLPYPGGTGLGKPLKPITHPLRPHIPVYLGAEGPKNVALAAEIADGWTPLFYHPRISPDVYADALAGAPDGFDIACTVAVIPHEDTAAALRAAKAPIAFYIGGMGARDENFHLNVFVRMGFAEAAHRVQELFLAGRREEAVDAVPDDLADGLSLVGPLPRIAERLGAWRDSPVTTLLAAGVRDEPTLRAFRDLVLG
- a CDS encoding DUF6504 family protein → MARVYGVRISVVDREGRPQRFTWDGRIYTVRRIIDHWVTLRTDWTPAAHDRLPQRTFWRVEAGADRAPGVYELRHDSTTGEWLLARVWD
- a CDS encoding protein kinase domain-containing protein yields the protein MTSNEHERAKPLRTGDPHELGDYRIVGRLGRGGMGTVYLAKDASDRFVAVKLIHPDLTDDEDFRRRFAREVRSARRVARFSTAGVIDAELDSDPLYIVSEYVPGPNLSEAINAEGPMQGGTLESLAMGVAAALTAIHGAGVIHRDLKPANVLLSSVGPKVIDFGIARAMDDDGSVTRSSQLMGTPAYLAPELVMGGEITPASDIFSWGCLIAFAGTGTTPFDAQSVPAVLHLISSAPPNLDGLDPSLDELVRRALDKDPKNRPTAQQLLNRLVGQENPTESVVDRTVERSWTPPSTPRSDAAAAAGLAGAAAGAAAGTAAESAPTAAMREAGAATPTDAVNPADQTTHAMPPEADRQPSAYPSAPHPSAQDRVPSGPQQPSYGPPPSGAPVTGPPPGPAFGAPPPYGPPSGPQQSPYGGPPQPGGQPPMGAAPQPGAFPYPGAPSPPYGQPSHTPMAPGGPGAHGGPGRPPSGPDPAAAPAPGGGRKKLMMIGGGVGAVVLLLASGIVGSYLLSGPEFPSGTNIYTDEFADPNSGWSADDSDDPFDAREHNRGYTDDGRYALRATRDDTVTRAGSAFEGDYPEQLAVSVDTTVQSGPDYGEMEVYCFFNKDDETRYSVTVRFDGSEARIRRVGGESGISTLEQVTDGVPGYQAPEADREDEDKPVNTLQVTCERQEEESGGSTERSIAVGLWVNGSHVMNAVDDNPVQNGVAGLGVTREGGGSGGDAIVYFDDFRMSKLDPEGDNGG
- a CDS encoding quinone oxidoreductase family protein codes for the protein MRAIVIEEPGGPEVLRPCEVDDPRPGPGQVVVDVEAAGVNFIDIYQRTGVYPVPLPYTPGLEGAGTVTAVGAGVADLAEGQRVAWVSAPGGYARRAAVPAERVVPVPDGVSTERAAAVMLQGLTAHYLTHATYPVRPGDDVLVHAAAGGTGLLLVQLAKARGARVIGTVSTAAKEKQARAAGADDIIRYTEVGDVAAAVRGLTGGAGVAAVFDGVGADTFDASLASLRRRGVLALFGQSSGVVPPVDPQRLNSAGSVFLTRPNLADHIADRAELLQRTTDVLGLVDAGELRVEIGGRYPLADAARAHEDLAARRTTGKLLLV
- a CDS encoding SPFH domain-containing protein; translation: MGLDILFIVLAAIAVLLVVSTVRIVPQARAYNIERFGRFLRTLQPGLNFIIPGVDRVNTKYDLREQVFSSRPQPVITEDNLVVNIDTVLYYQITDPRAAAYEVANYLQAIDQLTITTLRNVIGGMDLEQTLTSRETINSRLRGVLDDATGKWGIRANRVEIKAIDPPPTIKEAMEKQMRAERDKRAVILHAEGERQSRILTAEGARQQAILEAQGDQQARILRADGEAQAVERVFQAVHANDADSKLLAYKYLETLPHLASGEGNTFWVIPGELTQAVQNVTKAFAGEAGEGVRPAAAPSTATDEVEEGEGEPRRITEGEQRPRPAAAQAAVEAAESAAAAVANARKEAAAAAGPGPLPSQRDDNE